A portion of the Candidatus Dadabacteria bacterium genome contains these proteins:
- a CDS encoding DUF1844 domain-containing protein, whose protein sequence is MSGEKEELKMDFSGFILSLNASALIHLGEIPDPHSKKREVNIPAAKHTITILEILAEKTEGNLTEEEKNLLDDMIYNIRMKYVKSLS, encoded by the coding sequence GTGAGCGGTGAAAAAGAAGAATTAAAGATGGACTTTTCGGGCTTTATTCTCTCATTAAACGCTTCGGCTCTTATTCATCTGGGTGAAATTCCCGACCCTCACTCAAAAAAAAGAGAAGTTAACATTCCGGCCGCCAAGCACACCATAACCATACTTGAGATACTTGCGGAAAAGACCGAGGGGAATCTAACTGAAGAGGAAAAGAATCTTCTTGACGACATGATTTACAATATCC
- a CDS encoding J domain-containing protein, protein MNAEKDLYAVLGVPRNATQDQIKKAYRDLARKHHPDMNQGDKRSEEKFKEIQHAYETLSDPEKKKTYDMFGTSSFGGQRTGGGNYRQYSRGFPDIDEIFKDIFSQGGGAYGMGGAGGSFGDIFDFGNVRQQPRRPKNIQHTITLDFETAVKGGEKELLIKSPEGGTKKITVKIPAGVKTGSKVRLPGKGEQINSMAGDLILEIKVLSHPVFRRENDDIYIDLPLTVYEATLGTLIDVPTIESPVKLTIPPGVGSGTKMRLREKGVKNPKTGKRGDQFVVIQIAMPKESSEHMKKLMDEIKEKYPYDPRKKLLQYL, encoded by the coding sequence ATGAACGCGGAAAAAGATCTTTACGCAGTGCTCGGTGTACCGCGAAACGCGACGCAGGACCAGATAAAGAAAGCGTACAGAGACCTAGCGAGAAAACACCACCCCGACATGAATCAGGGGGACAAAAGATCCGAGGAGAAGTTCAAGGAAATTCAGCACGCTTACGAAACCCTCTCCGACCCCGAGAAGAAAAAAACCTACGACATGTTCGGGACAAGCAGTTTTGGTGGGCAGAGAACAGGCGGAGGAAACTACAGGCAGTATTCACGGGGGTTTCCGGACATAGATGAAATCTTCAAAGATATCTTTTCGCAGGGAGGCGGGGCTTACGGTATGGGTGGAGCTGGGGGAAGTTTCGGAGATATTTTTGATTTCGGTAACGTGCGACAGCAGCCAAGAAGACCGAAAAACATCCAGCATACTATAACCCTTGATTTTGAAACCGCGGTAAAAGGTGGAGAAAAGGAACTCCTGATCAAGTCGCCCGAGGGCGGAACCAAAAAAATAACGGTTAAGATTCCGGCTGGAGTGAAAACCGGGTCCAAGGTAAGGTTGCCGGGCAAAGGCGAACAAATAAACTCTATGGCCGGAGATCTCATTCTTGAAATAAAGGTCTTGTCCCATCCGGTTTTCAGAAGAGAAAACGACGATATATATATTGATCTTCCCCTAACGGTCTATGAGGCGACCCTGGGAACGCTGATCGACGTGCCAACCATAGAGAGTCCTGTAAAACTTACTATCCCTCCCGGCGTGGGAAGCGGCACGAAAATGAGACTCAGAGAAAAGGGAGTGAAGAATCCCAAGACCGGCAAACGGGGAGATCAGTTCGTAGTTATTCAGATAGCAATGCCGAAGGAATCCAGCGAGCATATGAAGAAACTCATGGATGAGATTAAAGAGAAATATCCCTACGACCCTAGAAAAAAACTCCTCCAGTATCTATAA
- a CDS encoding NAD-dependent epimerase/dehydratase family protein, with the protein MSKKKTVAVTGAAGFIGSRLVKRLAQSDHVDRVIALDCVPLDISSPKVITFQKDIRESTADILRKYQVDAVVHLAFLLRPGHDRKAAHRVNVSGTAQVIHDCWAVGIKHLVYLSSTTVYGARSGTEQPYTEESPVRPVRGFQYAENKATAELKLKTFAMNNPNSRVTILRGCTVMAPQCENFVTEVFFRLASVRVLGADPQMQFIHLADLLDAFELCLLKPAYGVFNITGEGTVAYSEIASIAGRRAITLPAPLLAVITWVTWVLRLQSDSPACGVEYARWPWVASNEKLTRETGFRPKHTSREALMSSVLANS; encoded by the coding sequence ATGAGCAAGAAGAAAACTGTCGCCGTGACGGGCGCGGCCGGGTTCATCGGCTCAAGATTGGTGAAGAGACTGGCACAATCAGACCATGTGGACAGAGTTATAGCGCTTGATTGTGTCCCGCTAGACATATCCTCTCCGAAAGTCATAACATTCCAGAAGGACATCCGGGAGTCGACTGCGGACATTCTTCGAAAGTACCAGGTTGACGCGGTTGTCCACTTGGCCTTTCTCTTGCGGCCCGGACATGACCGCAAGGCAGCGCACAGGGTGAATGTTAGCGGTACGGCCCAAGTGATACATGACTGCTGGGCTGTCGGCATAAAACACCTTGTCTACCTCAGCAGCACCACTGTGTACGGCGCCCGTTCTGGGACTGAGCAGCCATATACTGAGGAATCACCTGTCAGGCCCGTCCGAGGCTTTCAGTACGCCGAGAACAAGGCCACAGCGGAACTCAAGCTGAAAACATTTGCAATGAACAATCCCAACTCCCGCGTCACCATATTGCGGGGGTGCACAGTAATGGCGCCCCAGTGCGAGAACTTCGTTACTGAGGTCTTTTTCAGACTGGCGAGTGTCCGCGTTCTCGGTGCGGACCCGCAGATGCAGTTCATCCATCTGGCCGACCTGCTCGACGCCTTTGAGCTGTGCCTGCTGAAGCCTGCCTACGGGGTGTTCAACATCACGGGAGAGGGGACAGTTGCCTATAGCGAGATTGCAAGCATTGCGGGTAGGCGCGCGATTACCCTTCCAGCGCCGCTTCTCGCAGTCATCACGTGGGTAACATGGGTGCTGCGACTGCAAAGCGATTCTCCCGCGTGCGGGGTCGAGTACGCAAGATGGCCGTGGGTGGCGAGTAATGAGAAGCTGACACGAGAGACCGGGTTCCGTCCAAAACACACTTCCCGGGAAGCGCTGATGAGCTCGGTGCTGGCAAATAGTTAA
- a CDS encoding Mrp/NBP35 family ATP-binding protein, with product MELNRERIIKVLKGVNYPGFNRDIVSFGLVKDILVEGSKVTLSIVLPKPDQKLQSTIEEEVRKAIFGIPGVEDLSMKIGSRPQKQITADAGSEKSKLPDIKYYIAVASGKGGVGKSTIATNLSLAISKKRQKVGLMDADIWGPSAPLMMGISEKPRATADDKIVPIEKFGLKVMSIGFLVNEEDAVIWRGPMVHGAIKQFIEDVEWSGTDYLVIDLPPGTGDAQLSLAQTAPISGGVIVTTPQDVALVDVRRGILMFNKLNIPILGIVENMSYLDMPDVDGKIDIFGRGGGRRMAEKFEVPFLGEIPIDPRIRIGGDNGTPIVESDPQSAAGKAFFEIADRILESIED from the coding sequence GTGGAACTAAACAGAGAACGGATAATAAAAGTTCTTAAGGGTGTTAACTATCCGGGATTTAACCGGGACATAGTATCCTTCGGTCTCGTAAAAGACATTCTTGTGGAGGGTTCGAAGGTGACCCTTTCCATAGTACTTCCCAAGCCCGACCAGAAACTTCAGTCCACAATCGAGGAAGAAGTCCGAAAAGCCATTTTCGGCATACCCGGAGTTGAAGACCTCTCGATGAAGATCGGCTCGCGACCACAGAAGCAGATAACTGCCGATGCGGGTAGTGAAAAAAGCAAGCTTCCCGATATAAAGTACTACATAGCCGTCGCAAGCGGCAAAGGAGGAGTCGGCAAGTCAACAATAGCAACCAACCTCTCCCTGGCAATCTCAAAAAAAAGACAGAAAGTCGGGCTTATGGATGCCGATATTTGGGGACCGAGCGCTCCTTTGATGATGGGGATAAGCGAAAAACCCCGTGCAACCGCCGATGACAAGATCGTTCCCATAGAAAAATTCGGCCTCAAGGTAATGTCCATCGGTTTTCTCGTGAACGAGGAGGACGCTGTGATATGGAGAGGTCCCATGGTACACGGAGCGATAAAGCAGTTCATCGAGGACGTTGAATGGAGCGGAACGGATTACTTGGTAATTGACCTTCCTCCAGGCACGGGGGATGCCCAGCTTTCTCTGGCACAGACGGCCCCGATAAGCGGAGGGGTTATAGTAACCACTCCGCAGGACGTAGCTCTAGTGGACGTAAGAAGAGGGATACTGATGTTTAACAAACTGAATATTCCCATTCTTGGCATAGTGGAGAACATGAGCTATCTCGATATGCCCGATGTAGACGGCAAGATAGACATATTCGGCAGGGGTGGAGGAAGACGTATGGCAGAGAAGTTTGAAGTTCCGTTTCTTGGAGAAATCCCAATCGATCCGCGGATAAGAATCGGTGGAGATAACGGAACCCCTATCGTGGAGTCTGATCCGCAAAGTGCAGCTGGAAAGGCCTTTTTTGAGATTGCAGACAGGATACTCGAATCCATAGAGGACTGA
- a CDS encoding metal-sulfur cluster assembly factor, whose product MKKIIQIDRGGPSKDKSSVSFTKIEKKKKPEDSPEITKETVYGALKDVYDPELPVSIVDLGLIYDTKISGRNVQIKMTLTTPGCAMGAHIAGQAEMALKNAGADNVLIEVIWDPPWNPDMISEEGKKKLGIS is encoded by the coding sequence ATGAAAAAGATAATCCAGATAGACAGGGGCGGTCCTTCTAAGGATAAAAGCTCCGTGTCTTTTACCAAGATTGAAAAAAAGAAAAAACCCGAAGACAGCCCCGAAATAACGAAAGAGACAGTCTACGGCGCTCTTAAGGATGTGTACGACCCCGAACTTCCCGTGAGCATAGTGGATCTTGGGCTTATTTACGACACCAAAATTTCCGGGCGGAACGTTCAAATCAAGATGACCCTTACCACCCCAGGGTGCGCCATGGGAGCACATATAGCGGGCCAAGCTGAAATGGCCCTTAAAAACGCGGGAGCCGATAACGTTCTTATAGAGGTGATATGGGATCCTCCCTGGAACCCCGACATGATATCCGAGGAAGGAAAAAAGAAACTGGGTATCTCTTAG